A region from the Oceanidesulfovibrio marinus genome encodes:
- a CDS encoding response regulator: MTEQRQSSAPAPGRNELEERIAELERENAALRQALPAASPVDALPPDQCDDDSRNQFEQEIIESRNVVRALIDASDDYFALVDEHSIIHACNLAWSRAVDAHPRQLVGRNLFDFIPEQVRDAVHTELEESIRENKPKAFTITRDNLTFDCRINPLGASDNSSRMFTFSAHDISPLLQAEKLQQEMELRYKTVFDSAGDAIFIHDLQGFFLDANLVFRELLGYSLDQIRQFTLQDLVARTDNPPDMLGDATDMLTFQVELMREDGHVLPLDVSARRITFDNKPALLCIGRDITQRRRVESILLKAKDAAESNVRMQNEFVANISHELRTPLSSIIGITELLSLSELDDAQRRNLDRIAYSADMLRGLINDLLDLSRLESSTFSMASQPFSLLELMRETSNIFLEKVASKNLNFSYTVSEDVPEFLRGDPMRLKQVLFNIVGNAIKFTADGSVRMTVTLARDVRQLSPDQADAAPKDAEPAAPGDDGVTIAFEIADTGIGMAPVDLQRIFNRFTQGDNTAGRAYGGAGLGLSISRQLIRLMNGDISASSEPGHGSTFRFYIRLPRATALAVAEQLAAGEAVDVSPARVLLVEDNRINREMITAMIELDGHEVRTAADGLEALKALENFTPDVIFMDLQMPRCDGYEATRRIRALKNPRLAATPIVALSAHAQKPPEEEWRKTGMDAHLSKPIQLATIREAIAAITSDRETPRQKEQDESATSDGAVLDLEILRDNMGHNEDLVRLACEKFLSHAAGYMDDLQMAVKNNDRNEVKRIAHSFKSVAGTIGAEQARQEALTIEKEAPTAAWGLLSQHVSSLREMVDELRVLVAEAVRR, translated from the coding sequence ATGACCGAGCAGAGACAGTCCAGCGCCCCGGCTCCCGGCCGGAATGAGCTGGAAGAGCGCATAGCCGAGCTCGAACGCGAGAACGCGGCGCTACGGCAGGCTCTCCCGGCGGCCAGCCCTGTCGACGCATTACCGCCGGATCAGTGCGACGACGACAGCCGCAACCAGTTCGAGCAGGAGATCATCGAGAGCCGCAACGTTGTCCGCGCCCTGATCGACGCCAGCGACGACTACTTCGCCCTGGTGGACGAGCACTCCATTATCCATGCCTGCAATCTGGCTTGGTCGCGGGCCGTCGACGCCCATCCCCGCCAACTTGTGGGCCGCAATCTCTTCGATTTCATTCCCGAGCAAGTGCGCGACGCGGTCCACACCGAGCTGGAAGAGTCCATCCGGGAGAACAAGCCCAAGGCGTTCACCATTACACGCGACAATCTCACCTTCGACTGCCGGATCAATCCGCTGGGGGCCAGCGACAACAGCTCGCGGATGTTCACCTTTTCAGCGCACGACATCTCCCCCCTCCTGCAGGCAGAAAAGCTCCAGCAGGAGATGGAGCTGCGCTACAAGACCGTGTTCGACTCTGCAGGCGACGCCATCTTCATCCACGATCTGCAGGGGTTCTTCCTGGACGCCAACCTGGTGTTCCGCGAGCTGCTCGGCTACTCCCTGGACCAGATCCGCCAGTTCACCCTTCAGGATCTCGTGGCCCGCACGGACAACCCGCCGGACATGCTGGGCGACGCAACGGACATGCTCACCTTCCAGGTGGAGCTCATGCGCGAGGACGGCCATGTCCTGCCACTGGACGTCAGCGCCCGGCGCATCACCTTCGACAACAAGCCGGCGCTCCTGTGCATCGGCCGGGACATAACCCAGCGCCGGCGCGTGGAGTCCATCCTGCTGAAGGCAAAGGACGCGGCCGAGTCCAACGTGCGCATGCAGAACGAGTTCGTGGCCAACATCAGCCACGAGCTGCGCACGCCGCTCTCCTCCATCATCGGCATCACCGAGCTTCTGTCCCTGAGCGAGCTCGACGACGCCCAGCGTCGGAACCTCGACCGCATCGCCTACTCGGCCGACATGCTCCGGGGGCTCATCAACGACCTGCTCGATCTCTCCCGACTGGAGAGCAGCACCTTCTCCATGGCCTCGCAGCCCTTCAGCCTGCTGGAGCTGATGCGCGAAACCAGCAACATCTTTCTGGAAAAGGTCGCCTCCAAAAACCTGAACTTCTCCTACACCGTGAGCGAGGACGTGCCGGAGTTCCTGCGCGGCGACCCCATGCGGCTCAAGCAGGTGCTGTTCAACATCGTGGGAAACGCCATCAAGTTCACGGCCGACGGCTCGGTGCGCATGACCGTCACCCTGGCACGCGATGTCCGGCAGCTCTCCCCCGACCAGGCGGATGCGGCTCCGAAGGATGCGGAGCCTGCAGCCCCAGGCGACGATGGCGTGACCATCGCCTTCGAGATCGCCGACACCGGCATCGGCATGGCGCCCGTGGATCTCCAGCGCATCTTCAACCGCTTCACCCAGGGCGACAACACCGCCGGCAGGGCCTACGGCGGCGCCGGGCTCGGACTTTCCATCAGCCGCCAGCTCATCCGGCTCATGAACGGCGATATCTCAGCCTCCAGCGAGCCCGGCCATGGCAGCACCTTCCGCTTTTACATCCGGCTGCCGCGGGCCACTGCACTGGCCGTGGCCGAGCAGTTGGCGGCCGGAGAAGCCGTCGACGTGTCTCCTGCGCGGGTGCTGCTGGTGGAGGACAACAGGATCAACCGCGAGATGATCACGGCCATGATCGAGCTGGACGGCCACGAGGTGCGCACGGCCGCGGACGGCTTGGAGGCACTGAAGGCACTCGAAAATTTCACGCCGGACGTCATCTTCATGGACCTGCAGATGCCCCGTTGCGACGGCTATGAGGCCACGCGGCGCATCCGCGCGCTGAAAAATCCCCGGCTGGCAGCCACGCCCATCGTCGCGCTCTCCGCCCATGCGCAGAAGCCGCCGGAGGAGGAGTGGCGCAAGACCGGCATGGACGCCCATCTCTCCAAGCCGATCCAGCTGGCCACCATCCGCGAGGCCATTGCCGCAATCACAAGCGACAGGGAGACTCCGCGGCAAAAGGAGCAAGACGAAAGCGCCACGTCCGACGGGGCAGTGCTCGACCTCGAAATTTTGCGGGACAACATGGGCCACAACGAGGACCTCGTGCGCCTGGCGTGCGAGAAGTTCCTCTCCCACGCCGCCGGCTACATGGACGACCTGCAGATGGCCGTGAAGAACAACGACCGCAACGAGGTGAAGCGGATTGCCCACTCCTTCAAGTCCGTGGCCGGGACCATCGGCGCCGAGCAGGCGCGCCAGGAAGCGTTGACCATAGAAAAAGAAGCCCCCACTGCGGCGTGGGGACTTCTGTCGCAACACGTGTCGAGTCTGAGAGAGATGGTGGACGAGCTGCGCGTGCTGGTGGCCGAGGCCGTGCGGCGATAG
- a CDS encoding sigma-54-dependent transcriptional regulator, whose amino-acid sequence MTARSGTTAVAEMTAVRVLVIDDDPFICDMLEGLLARENLEVEAAQTLRDGLRLSQQKPFDLIFLDVLLPDGDGLEKLDTFLTLPNSPAVIVITGAGDAESAERALYRGAWDYIPKPINARDVSKAADQALRQREKQRVMAEEKPRSVSAISGDSPKIRNCITTVLRAAATNANCLIVGETGTGKELFARAIHESSDRAPWNFVVVDCTNIPENLAESVLFGHHKGSFTDARETREGLFKQADKGTLFLDEIGDLPLNTQKSLLRVLQEKRFRPIGAKHETQSDFRLIAATNRDLSAMVEAGAFRKDLYYRLNTIALILPPLRERENDAEILAKTFIEKVCAEQNVPLKEPSAQFLQALSAYDWPGNVRELLNAVSTAVTLADDEPVLETYHLPMEIRVHLKKTMLEKHENAPLITPDFAALKQELDRDEELPTFKEVRTRVVDEVERLYFTRLLDSAQGDQHEACRVSGLSRARLYELLKKHHLSLR is encoded by the coding sequence GTGACGGCTCGCTCAGGCACCACTGCCGTTGCGGAGATGACCGCTGTCCGCGTCCTCGTCATCGACGACGATCCTTTTATCTGTGACATGCTGGAAGGGTTGCTGGCCCGCGAGAACCTCGAAGTCGAGGCCGCCCAGACCCTCCGCGACGGGCTCCGCCTCTCGCAGCAGAAACCTTTCGATCTTATTTTTCTGGATGTGCTGCTCCCGGACGGCGACGGTCTTGAAAAGCTGGACACCTTTCTCACCCTGCCCAACTCCCCGGCCGTCATAGTCATTACCGGAGCCGGAGACGCGGAGAGCGCGGAGCGCGCCCTCTACCGCGGGGCCTGGGATTATATCCCAAAACCGATCAATGCCCGCGACGTCTCCAAGGCCGCCGACCAGGCCCTGCGCCAGCGCGAGAAGCAGCGCGTCATGGCCGAGGAGAAGCCGCGCTCCGTCTCGGCCATCTCCGGCGACAGCCCCAAGATACGCAACTGCATCACCACCGTGCTCCGCGCCGCGGCCACCAACGCCAACTGCCTCATCGTGGGCGAGACCGGCACCGGCAAGGAGCTCTTTGCCCGCGCCATCCACGAGTCCAGCGACCGCGCGCCCTGGAACTTCGTGGTGGTGGACTGCACCAACATCCCGGAAAATCTGGCGGAAAGCGTACTCTTCGGCCACCACAAGGGCTCCTTTACCGACGCCCGAGAGACCCGCGAGGGCCTGTTCAAGCAGGCCGACAAGGGCACCCTCTTCCTCGACGAGATCGGCGACCTGCCCCTGAACACCCAGAAGTCCCTGCTCCGCGTCCTGCAGGAGAAGCGCTTCCGGCCCATCGGTGCAAAGCACGAGACCCAGAGCGACTTCCGGCTCATCGCGGCCACCAACAGGGACCTCTCTGCCATGGTGGAGGCCGGCGCATTCCGCAAGGACCTCTACTACCGGCTCAACACCATCGCCCTCATCCTGCCGCCCCTGCGCGAACGCGAGAACGACGCCGAGATCCTGGCCAAGACTTTTATCGAGAAGGTCTGTGCCGAGCAGAACGTCCCGCTCAAGGAGCCCTCGGCCCAGTTCCTCCAGGCATTGAGCGCCTACGACTGGCCCGGCAACGTGCGCGAGCTGCTCAACGCCGTGAGCACGGCCGTGACCCTGGCCGACGACGAGCCTGTTCTGGAAACGTACCACCTGCCCATGGAGATACGTGTCCACCTCAAGAAGACCATGCTGGAAAAGCATGAAAACGCGCCGCTGATCACGCCGGACTTCGCAGCCCTGAAGCAGGAGCTTGACCGGGACGAGGAGCTGCCCACCTTCAAGGAGGTGCGCACGCGCGTCGTGGACGAGGTGGAGCGCCTCTATTTCACCCGGTTGCTGGACTCGGCTCAGGGTGACCAACACGAGGCCTGCCGGGTCTCCGGTCTTTCCCGCGCGCGGCTCTACGAGCTGCTCAAGAAGCACCACCTCTCCCTGCGTTGA
- a CDS encoding PilZ domain-containing protein, whose translation MNKLITTLILLAILGLPVVAAAAVTPEPLTPPETERLHQMEQQNDMSGMTGGDFSDAASQRATYIQYGITVGMALLATGVLFFTVRGVRKLKIYRSVVGDEQRRWKRFALRVDGNSTIVQPKDNYHKRVVGRAVDISKHGVGLEVVSEGALHKGEVIDLDIILRGTKKVRLPHLKGTVCWAAGKKVGVKLNKALDLSTIDSLLSVTTRPVVV comes from the coding sequence ATGAACAAGCTCATCACCACACTCATCCTGCTCGCGATCCTGGGCCTTCCCGTGGTTGCCGCAGCAGCCGTGACTCCCGAACCGCTTACTCCGCCCGAGACGGAGAGGCTGCACCAGATGGAGCAGCAGAACGACATGAGCGGAATGACGGGTGGGGATTTTTCGGACGCTGCAAGTCAACGCGCCACCTACATTCAGTACGGCATTACGGTGGGCATGGCGCTTTTGGCAACAGGAGTGCTCTTCTTCACAGTGCGGGGCGTCCGGAAGCTGAAAATCTATCGCTCGGTCGTGGGTGATGAACAGCGCCGTTGGAAGAGGTTTGCTTTGCGGGTGGACGGCAACTCCACCATTGTCCAGCCCAAAGACAACTACCACAAGCGGGTAGTGGGCAGGGCCGTAGACATCTCCAAGCACGGCGTGGGTCTGGAGGTGGTGAGCGAGGGAGCGCTGCACAAGGGTGAAGTGATCGATTTGGACATCATCCTGCGCGGAACCAAGAAGGTGCGACTGCCCCACCTGAAAGGCACGGTTTGCTGGGCAGCTGGCAAGAAGGTAGGCGTTAAGCTCAACAAGGCTTTGGACCTGTCGACCATCGATTCGCTGCTTTCGGTGACGACGCGACCAGTAGTGGTGTGA
- a CDS encoding cysteine peptidase family C39 domain-containing protein, whose amino-acid sequence MNVTRRHFLGAIAMTLAVTRLGFAQPAVDEVALRHFDNESVLPVRFEEQLTNFSCGMACLVSVLNYWGVPSDQQVLIDEYPPDHGSRGYSLGELKRIAMDRNLKAFSLQGGFNFLKQQISKGRPQITPLLIPYGEFDFDRVRRIPGAGRLFGGMSRRLTGSYSHFVVVSAIAEGRVLVMNPMYGLQEIEESRFLDMWKKQKQSMLLVAS is encoded by the coding sequence ATGAACGTCACGCGCAGACATTTCCTCGGCGCAATTGCGATGACGCTGGCGGTAACGCGACTTGGGTTCGCGCAGCCGGCAGTCGATGAAGTCGCACTGCGCCACTTCGACAACGAGTCGGTTCTTCCGGTTCGTTTCGAAGAGCAGCTGACCAATTTCAGCTGCGGCATGGCGTGTCTGGTCAGCGTGCTCAACTACTGGGGTGTTCCGAGCGACCAACAGGTCCTGATCGACGAGTACCCGCCCGACCACGGTTCGCGCGGCTACTCACTGGGAGAGCTCAAGCGCATCGCCATGGACCGGAACCTCAAAGCGTTCAGCCTGCAGGGAGGATTCAACTTTCTCAAGCAGCAGATTTCCAAGGGACGTCCGCAGATTACACCGCTGCTCATTCCCTACGGGGAGTTCGATTTCGATAGAGTGCGGAGAATCCCTGGCGCAGGCCGCCTCTTCGGCGGCATGAGCCGAAGGCTGACCGGGTCGTACTCGCACTTCGTGGTGGTAAGTGCCATCGCAGAAGGACGCGTACTGGTGATGAACCCAATGTACGGGCTTCAAGAGATTGAAGAGTCGAGGTTCCTGGACATGTGGAAAAAGCAGAAACAGTCCATGCTGTTAGTAGCCTCGTGA
- a CDS encoding outer membrane beta-barrel protein, which translates to MRTISVLILAALMSVSSWIVPAKSWAISLYEFGHTAPRPAQGGDYHFKWGRTAIVPRLAYTGLYDSNIYREPDDVTGDWVNIISPGLMLLHERDQNTFLMLSYDADIYLYSSNPDINFVRHTGRLEGQYMFPSNFYVRVEDLFVHTADPTGDDNLFRQDEYNVERWYNIANIALGYETYKFGAEVGYENYLHRYDESIDYWQNENAHTAHVELRYRVFPKTSLTARYELSFIDYPKQNNGDNNIGATSSTSEDNTLNQVFLGVLFDPTAKLRGYLRGGVGWKDYKHKRNWDGAKYNDIVTWVVQGDLEYLYSENLTFALEGERSLRDTSDTRYNYFFYNSVGLDVDYSFYEKWLASLGGRYEYVEYNGAGIYSDRLDNIWSGEANLDYAFRDWLSLGVFYQIRNRDSNLGSEDYLSHRVGLSIAAEY; encoded by the coding sequence ATGCGAACGATCAGCGTCTTGATTCTGGCCGCGCTTATGAGTGTATCGTCCTGGATTGTGCCGGCCAAATCATGGGCAATCAGCTTGTACGAGTTCGGCCATACAGCGCCTCGGCCTGCGCAGGGCGGCGACTACCACTTTAAGTGGGGCCGCACTGCTATAGTGCCCCGGTTGGCGTACACGGGCCTGTATGATTCCAATATCTATCGCGAGCCGGACGATGTGACAGGCGACTGGGTGAACATCATTTCACCTGGCTTGATGCTCCTTCACGAGCGTGATCAGAACACCTTTTTGATGCTTTCCTATGACGCTGATATCTATCTGTACTCCTCCAACCCGGACATCAACTTTGTACGCCACACCGGCCGCCTTGAAGGCCAGTACATGTTTCCGTCCAACTTTTACGTCCGGGTTGAAGATCTGTTCGTGCACACTGCAGACCCCACGGGCGATGACAACCTGTTCCGCCAGGATGAGTACAACGTCGAGCGTTGGTACAATATCGCAAATATTGCACTCGGATATGAGACCTACAAGTTCGGTGCGGAGGTAGGGTATGAGAACTACCTGCACCGCTACGACGAGTCCATTGACTACTGGCAAAACGAGAATGCGCATACCGCGCATGTGGAATTGCGTTACCGCGTTTTCCCCAAAACTTCGTTGACTGCCCGATATGAGCTCAGCTTCATTGACTATCCCAAACAGAACAATGGCGACAACAACATCGGCGCCACCAGCAGCACCTCAGAGGACAACACCCTGAACCAGGTGTTCCTCGGCGTCCTTTTCGACCCCACGGCCAAGCTGCGCGGCTATCTGCGCGGCGGTGTCGGCTGGAAGGACTACAAGCACAAGCGCAACTGGGACGGCGCCAAGTACAATGACATCGTGACCTGGGTTGTTCAGGGCGACCTGGAATATCTCTACTCCGAGAACCTGACCTTCGCCCTGGAAGGCGAGCGTTCCCTGCGCGACACCAGCGATACCCGCTACAACTACTTCTTCTACAACAGCGTCGGCCTTGATGTTGACTACTCGTTCTACGAAAAGTGGCTGGCCAGTCTGGGCGGCCGTTACGAGTACGTGGAGTACAACGGCGCCGGCATCTATAGCGACAGGCTCGACAATATCTGGAGCGGCGAGGCCAACCTCGACTATGCGTTCCGCGACTGGCTGAGCCTCGGTGTTTTCTATCAGATCCGCAATCGCGACTCCAACCTGGGTTCCGAGGATTACCTCAGCCACCGTGTCGGCTTGTCGATCGCCGCGGAATACTAG